The Lycium barbarum isolate Lr01 chromosome 12, ASM1917538v2, whole genome shotgun sequence genome includes a region encoding these proteins:
- the LOC132621411 gene encoding bZIP transcription factor 11-like produces the protein MASPSGTSSGSEDLQQLMDQRKRKRMISNRESARRSRMKKQTHLNELMVQVNQLKDQNKQIATNINMVTQIYLNVEADNSVLRAQMAELSHRLQSLNEIINCINSANSAIDETEVIGEDDFLNPWNLLHVNQPIMASADAFMY, from the coding sequence ATGGCTTCTCCTAGTGGAACTTCTTCAGGGTCAGAGGATCTACAACAACTAATGGATCAAAGGAAACGCAAAAGAATGATATCGAACAGGGAATCAGCAAGAAGATCAAGAATGAAGAAGCAGACGCATTTGAATGAATTAATGGTTCAAGTGAATCAACTCAAGGATCAAAATAAACAAATTGCGACTAACATAAATATGGTGACTCAGATTTATTTGAATGTGGAAGCAGATAACTCTGTTCTCAGAGCCCAAATGGCAGAATTAAGCCACAGGCTTCAGTCTTTAAACGAGATAATAAATTGCATCAACTCAGCAAATTCAGCAATTGATGAAACAGAGGTTATTGGTGAAGATGATTTCTTGAATCCTTGGAATTTGCTACATGTGAACCAACCAATCATGGCTTCTGCTGATGCCTTCATGTACTGA